One window of Lytechinus variegatus isolate NC3 chromosome 2, Lvar_3.0, whole genome shotgun sequence genomic DNA carries:
- the LOC121408824 gene encoding ankyrin repeat domain-containing protein 13D-like, protein MSHIPSVATEFPIHWAIWHNNLDDLNKELSKKENDKEKKDPRGRTPLHLAVTLGHIECVRVLLRYDADVTIENKGGWTVIQEATSTGDPELVQLILQHRDHQRATARIGGIPELLEKLRQAPDFYVEMRWEFTSWVPLMSRMCPSDTYRVWKSGPNVRIDTTLIGFDNMNWVRGSRSYVFKNEDRNQFEFMEIDHDAKVVYSEMLELQAHHDVSRMQPSENAIAQRLTSPVSNTYIDTEKIEFTRTKAGIWGWRHDKVETINDYECKVFTANNVQLVTKNRTEHLTKEDKDKVKADGPAFSSPLQSLLGVVEQQEQEAGGAGLNVTQSGTLTNPTDIKPEEYFNERIPLEGRDVGRPREVTTKVQKFRATLWLSENHPLSLQEQVLPIIDLMAISNAHFAKLRDFITLQLPAGFPVKIEIPLFHVINACVTFGNLYAKKQPVTGVSNEVIESLSEEPLPAASEDLLEGEGASPKPLPPATICVVDPHVFDIPGGYSKYRSGESQVRYGEDELLQLAIQQSLLEQQQQQTNNQDEVGFIDALGETENLQSIEDKLLERAIQESLLLSQTDESNNASGDQPSSVSHASSNHTGAAVQSQLPPGAALPPQPSPGANTTTKPPITTSPLPARPAPIGCEFSANRDDELRLALELSERERLEADKRRQEEDEELQRILQLSLTEK, encoded by the exons aatgataaagaaaagaaagaccCACGGGGTAGGACACCCCTCCATCTAGCTGTTACCCTGGGACATATAGAATGTGTTAGAGTCTTACTAAGATATGATGCAGATgttacaattgaaaacaaagGAGGATGGACTG TGATCCAGGAAGCCACGAGTACTGGGGATCCTGAACTTGTCCAGTTGATCCTCCAGCATAGAGATCATCAGCGAGCCACAGCTCGGATAGGAGGGATTCCTGAACTTCTAGAAAAGCTTAGACAAGCTCCAGATTTCTATGTTGAAATGCGATGGGAATTCACAAGTTGGG TTCCTCTGATGTCTAGGATGTGTCCCAGTGATACTTATCGTGTGTGGAAGAGTGGTCCAAACGTTAGGATTGATACAACCCTCATTGGATTTGATAATATGAATTGGGTCAGAGGTAGCAGGAGTTATGTCTTCAAGAATGAAG ATCGGAACCAGTTTGAGTTTATGGAGATAGACCATGATGCAAAGGTAGTTTACTCTGAGATGTTAGAACTTCAGGCACACCATGACGTATCTAGGATGCAGCCTTCAGAGAATGCTATAGCCCAAAGACTCACCTCACCAGTCTCTAATACTTACATAGATACAGAGAAAATAGAATTCACCAG AACAAAGGCTGGTATTTGGGGCTGGAGACATGACAAAGTTGAAACCATCAACGACTACGAATGTAAAGTATTCACCGCCAACAATGTACAACTCGTTACTAAAAACAGAACAGAACACCTAACAAAAGAAGACAAAGATAAAGTTAAAG CTGATGGTCCTGCATTCTCCTCCCCTCTGCAATCATTACTAGGTGTAGTAGAGCAACAAGAACAGGAAGCAGGAGGTGCAGGG CTCAATGTAACCCAGTCTGGAACCCTCACCAACCCCACCGACATCAAACCAGAGGAATACTTCAATGAGAGGATCCCCCTTGAAGGCAGGGACGTCGGCCGGCCCAGGGAGGTTACCACCAAGGTGCAGAAGTTCCGGGCCACCCTGTGGCTATCAGAGAACCACCCCTTGTCCCTCCAGGAGCAGGTCCTGCCCATCATAGACCTGATGGCCATCAGTAATGCCCACTTTGCCAAGCTCAGGGATTTCATCACCCTGCAGCTACCTGCAGGATTTCCTGTCAAGATTG AAATCCCCCTCTTCCATGTCATCAATGCATGTGTAACATTTGGAAACCTTTATGCCAAGAAGCAGCCTGTTACGGGTGTATCCAATGAGGTCATTGAGAGCTTGTCTGAGGAACCCCTACCAGCAGCAAGTGAGGATCTTCTTGAGGGTGAAGGAGCTTCTCCCAAACCACTTCCCCCTGCCACTATCTGTGTTGTTGATCCACATGTCTTTGATATACCAGGAG GTTACTCAAAGTATAGATCTGGGGAGAGTCAGGTTAGGTATGGTGAGGATGAGCTCCTGCAGCTAGCCATACAACAGAGTCTTCTggagcaacaacaacaacaaaccaACAATCAAGACGAG GTTGGTTTTATTGATGCTCTAGGTGAAACAGAAAATCTACAGTCAATTGAAGACAAACTCTTAGAAAG GGCAATTCAAGAGAGCCTTCTTCTATCTCAAACGGACGAGAGCAACAATGCATCCGGGGACCAACCCTCATCAGTATCCCATGCCTCCTCGAATCATACTGGGGCTGCTGTCCAATCTCAGTTACCCCCGGGGGCTGCACTCCCACCCCAACCATCTCCAGGGGCCAACACCACCACCAAACCCCCCATCACTACCTCACCGCTACCAGCCCGTCCTGCTCCGATCGGTTGCGAGTTCTCTGCCAACAGGGATGATGAACTGAGACTGGCCTTGGAGCTGTCTGAGAGGGAGAGACTGGAGGCTGATAAGAGAAGGCAGGAGGAGGACGAAGAGTTGCAGAGGATACTCCAGCTATCCTTGACGGAGAAATGA